From Saccharothrix espanaensis DSM 44229, the proteins below share one genomic window:
- the metG gene encoding methionine--tRNA ligase, producing MSASVLTAVAWPYANGPRHIGHVSGFGVPSDVFSRYMRMSGNRVLMVSGTDEHGTPISVQAEKEGLTERELADKYNRVIAEDLHGLGLSYDLFTRTTTGNHYKVVQDLFLALWRNGYVIPKTEMGAISPSTGRTLPDRYIEGTCPICGYDGARGDQCDNCGNQLDPIDLKNPRSRINGEVPKFVETEHLFLDLPQFIDALGGWLQTRTEWRPNVLKFSQNLIKDLRPRAITRDLDWGVPIPLDGWRDQPLKRFYVWFDAVIGYLSASVEWARRSGDDDAWKEFWTGDAQGYYFMGKDNIVFHSLIWPSLLLGQNGQGAKGGEPGAFGPLNLPTEVVSSEFLTMSGSKFSTSRGTVIYVTDFLREFGPDALRYFISVAGPENQDTDFTWDEFVRRTNFELANEWGNLVNRSISMAHKNVGAIPAPTALTDADHDLLTLSRNAFGVVGDALRRSRFKQASGEAMKVVGAANRYLSDQEPWKLKDDPVRRDTVLHTALQVVQDANTLLTPFLPHSAQKVHEALGGSGVWAAQPQLNEVADLDVPDREYPVLTGDYAGEQAKWESTPIPVGRPLAKPAPLFAKLDPELAETGPEWAPIVK from the coding sequence ATGAGTGCTTCCGTGCTGACCGCGGTGGCGTGGCCGTATGCGAACGGGCCCCGTCACATCGGTCACGTGTCAGGGTTCGGTGTCCCTTCCGACGTGTTCTCGCGGTACATGAGGATGTCGGGGAACCGGGTGCTGATGGTGTCCGGCACGGACGAGCACGGCACACCCATCTCCGTCCAGGCGGAGAAGGAGGGGCTGACCGAGCGCGAGCTCGCGGACAAGTACAACCGCGTCATCGCCGAGGACCTCCACGGGCTGGGCCTCTCGTACGACCTGTTCACCCGCACCACCACGGGCAACCACTACAAGGTCGTCCAGGACCTCTTCCTCGCCCTGTGGCGCAACGGCTACGTCATCCCCAAGACCGAGATGGGCGCGATCAGCCCGTCCACCGGCCGCACCCTGCCCGACCGCTACATCGAGGGCACCTGCCCGATCTGCGGCTACGACGGCGCGCGCGGCGACCAGTGCGACAACTGCGGCAACCAGCTCGACCCGATCGACCTGAAGAACCCGCGCTCGCGGATCAACGGCGAGGTGCCGAAGTTCGTCGAGACCGAGCACCTGTTCCTCGACCTCCCGCAGTTCATCGACGCGCTCGGCGGCTGGCTCCAGACCCGCACCGAGTGGCGGCCGAACGTGCTCAAGTTCAGCCAGAACCTGATCAAGGACCTGCGCCCGCGCGCGATCACCCGCGACCTCGACTGGGGCGTGCCGATCCCGCTCGACGGCTGGCGCGACCAGCCGCTCAAGCGGTTCTACGTGTGGTTCGACGCGGTCATCGGCTACCTCAGCGCGTCGGTCGAGTGGGCCCGGCGCTCCGGCGACGACGACGCCTGGAAGGAGTTCTGGACCGGCGACGCCCAGGGCTACTACTTCATGGGCAAGGACAACATCGTCTTCCACTCGCTGATCTGGCCGTCGCTGCTGCTCGGCCAGAACGGCCAGGGCGCGAAGGGCGGCGAGCCGGGCGCGTTCGGCCCGCTGAACCTGCCCACCGAGGTGGTCTCCAGCGAGTTCCTCACGATGAGCGGCTCGAAGTTCTCCACCTCGCGCGGGACCGTCATCTACGTGACCGACTTCCTGCGCGAGTTCGGCCCGGACGCGCTGCGCTACTTCATCTCGGTGGCCGGCCCGGAGAACCAGGACACCGACTTCACCTGGGACGAGTTCGTCCGGCGGACGAACTTCGAGCTGGCCAACGAGTGGGGCAACCTGGTCAACCGGTCGATCTCGATGGCGCACAAGAACGTCGGGGCGATCCCGGCGCCGACCGCGCTCACCGACGCCGACCACGACCTGCTGACCCTGTCCCGCAACGCCTTCGGCGTGGTCGGCGACGCCCTGCGCCGCTCGCGGTTCAAGCAGGCCTCGGGCGAGGCGATGAAGGTGGTCGGCGCGGCCAACCGCTACCTGTCCGACCAGGAGCCGTGGAAGCTCAAGGACGACCCGGTCCGCCGGGACACCGTCCTGCACACCGCGCTCCAGGTCGTCCAGGACGCGAACACGCTGCTCACGCCGTTCCTGCCGCACTCGGCGCAGAAGGTGCACGAGGCGCTGGGCGGCTCGGGCGTGTGGGCGGCGCAGCCGCAGCTCAACGAGGTCGCGGACCTCGACGTGCCGGACCGCGAGTACCCGGTGCTGACCGGGGACTACGCCGGTGAGCAGGCCAAGTGGGAGTCCACGCCGATCCCGGTGGGCCGACCGCTGGCCAAGCCCGCGCCGCTGTTCGCCAAGCTCGACCCGGAGCTGGCCGAGACCGGCCCGGAGTGGGCCCCGATCGTCAAGTGA
- a CDS encoding TatD family hydrolase: MTKRRGERPPVPEALPVPVVDAHTHLDACGAQTPEQVREILDRANAAGVDRVITVADDLASARWAAQAATWDERVFAAVALHPTRTSTFTDADRAELTALAARPRVVAIGETGLDYYWDYSPPAAQHDAFRWHIELSKLSGKTLMIHDRDAHDDVLKVLDEEGAPSTVVFHCFSGDLDFARACVERGFVLSFAGAVTFRNAGALREAAAWVPADHLLVETDAPFLTPHPFRGRPNEPYCANYTLRDIATLRDVDVADLASTVTRNAERVFNLGDVVQSQ, from the coding sequence GTGACCAAGCGCAGGGGTGAGCGGCCACCGGTCCCGGAAGCACTTCCGGTGCCGGTGGTCGACGCCCACACCCACCTCGACGCCTGCGGGGCGCAGACGCCCGAGCAGGTGCGGGAGATCCTCGACCGGGCAAATGCGGCCGGGGTCGACCGGGTGATCACGGTCGCCGACGACCTGGCGTCCGCGCGGTGGGCGGCGCAAGCCGCCACGTGGGACGAGCGGGTGTTCGCGGCGGTCGCGCTGCACCCGACCCGAACGTCCACTTTCACCGATGCCGACCGCGCGGAACTCACCGCGCTGGCCGCGCGACCGCGCGTGGTGGCGATCGGCGAGACCGGTTTGGACTACTACTGGGACTACTCGCCGCCGGCCGCGCAGCACGACGCCTTCCGTTGGCACATCGAGCTTTCCAAGCTCTCCGGCAAGACCCTGATGATCCACGACCGGGACGCGCACGACGACGTGCTCAAGGTGCTGGACGAGGAGGGCGCGCCGTCCACAGTGGTCTTCCACTGCTTCTCCGGCGACCTCGACTTCGCGCGCGCGTGCGTGGAGCGCGGGTTCGTCCTGTCGTTCGCCGGCGCGGTGACCTTCCGCAACGCGGGGGCGCTGCGCGAGGCGGCGGCGTGGGTGCCGGCCGACCACCTCCTGGTGGAGACCGACGCCCCCTTCCTGACGCCCCACCCGTTCAGGGGGCGGCCGAACGAGCCGTACTGCGCGAACTACACGCTCCGTGACATCGCGACGTTGCGTGACGTGGATGTGGCCGACCTTGCGTCAACTGTCACCCGAAACGCCGAGCGGGTCTTCAACCTCGGTGACGTGGTGCAGTCGCAGTAG
- a CDS encoding resuscitation-promoting factor, with protein MNSFNEDTDWFTPVRPDQAPPTGVDVLDRPEPGWSDWDTTVFSITPDDVLEVLGPDADDLLASANVDVDELIKLINAETTLLPPIIIPDEVSQDRVAGALAAEQPSAPPAALVEAAGKWKRRFLKAAVATVLVTISGGGATAIAMDKSVTVDVDGELKTVRTYESTVGEILADEGIAVGEHDALSPSPQAKVGDGGKISLDRGRLVKMTVDGEQREGWVRSVTVDEALDQLQVADEGAWLSHDRGMAVPLGGMALEVKSLKTVTLYDGGTEPKQLRTTALTVDELMKAENISLGPEDKLESAGDLRITNGAEVHISRTGVSVINATEAVEPPVEEVKDDTMLKGQKEVLEPGEAGEQIVTYRVTIKNGKETGREKLGAKVTKEPKAKKVKVGTKLPPDGAVWDRLANCEATGNWAINTGNGYYGGLQFNKGTWDAYGGAAYAAYPHQASREQQIAVATKLRDARGGYSAWPHCQQKLGLP; from the coding sequence GTGAACTCGTTCAACGAGGACACCGACTGGTTTACCCCCGTGCGGCCTGACCAGGCACCGCCCACCGGCGTGGACGTCCTGGACAGACCCGAGCCCGGTTGGTCCGACTGGGACACCACGGTCTTCAGCATCACCCCGGACGACGTGCTGGAGGTCCTCGGACCCGACGCGGACGACCTGCTGGCCAGTGCCAACGTCGACGTCGACGAGCTGATCAAGCTCATCAACGCCGAGACCACGCTCCTCCCGCCCATCATCATCCCGGACGAGGTCTCCCAGGACCGGGTCGCCGGAGCCCTGGCTGCCGAGCAGCCGAGCGCCCCGCCCGCCGCCCTGGTCGAAGCCGCCGGGAAGTGGAAGCGCCGCTTCCTCAAGGCCGCGGTCGCCACCGTGCTGGTGACCATCTCCGGCGGTGGAGCGACCGCCATCGCGATGGACAAGTCCGTCACCGTCGACGTCGACGGCGAACTCAAGACCGTGCGGACCTACGAGTCCACCGTGGGCGAGATCCTCGCCGACGAGGGCATCGCGGTCGGTGAGCACGACGCGCTCAGCCCGTCCCCCCAGGCGAAGGTCGGCGACGGCGGCAAGATCTCGCTGGACCGCGGCCGGCTGGTCAAGATGACCGTCGACGGCGAGCAGCGCGAGGGCTGGGTCCGCTCGGTCACCGTGGACGAGGCGCTCGACCAGCTCCAGGTCGCCGACGAGGGCGCGTGGCTGTCCCACGACCGCGGCATGGCCGTCCCGCTCGGCGGGATGGCGCTGGAGGTCAAGAGCCTCAAGACCGTCACGCTCTACGACGGCGGCACCGAGCCCAAGCAGCTGCGCACGACGGCGCTGACCGTCGACGAGCTGATGAAGGCCGAGAACATCTCGCTCGGCCCGGAGGACAAGCTCGAGTCCGCCGGCGACCTGCGCATCACCAACGGCGCCGAGGTCCACATCAGCCGCACCGGCGTGTCCGTGATCAACGCGACGGAGGCCGTCGAGCCGCCCGTCGAGGAGGTCAAGGACGACACGATGCTCAAGGGCCAGAAAGAGGTCCTGGAGCCGGGCGAGGCCGGCGAGCAGATCGTCACCTACCGGGTGACCATCAAGAACGGCAAGGAGACCGGGCGCGAGAAGCTCGGCGCGAAGGTCACCAAGGAGCCGAAGGCCAAGAAGGTCAAGGTCGGCACCAAGCTCCCGCCCGACGGCGCGGTGTGGGACCGGCTGGCCAACTGCGAGGCGACCGGCAACTGGGCCATCAACACCGGCAACGGCTACTACGGCGGCCTCCAGTTCAACAAGGGCACGTGGGACGCGTACGGCGGTGCCGCGTATGCCGCCTACCCCCACCAGGCCAGCCGCGAGCAGCAGATCGCCGTGGCCACCAAGCTGCGCGACGCGCGCGGCGGGTACTCGGCGTGGCCCCACTGCCAGCAGAAGCTGGGCCTGCCGTAA
- the rsmA gene encoding 16S rRNA (adenine(1518)-N(6)/adenine(1519)-N(6))-dimethyltransferase RsmA, translated as MTEASSSAGPGSALLGPADVRRLAAELDIRPTKKLGQNFVHDPNTVRKIVSAAGLSPDDVVLEVGPGLGSLTLALLPACASTVAVEIDPVLAARLPLTVAERAPGLSERLTVIEADAMRVTADRFATPPTALVANLPYNVAVPVVLHLMAELPSLRTGLVMVQSEVADRMAAGPGSKVYGVPSVKLAWYADARRAGPVPRSVFWPVPNVDSALVAFTRHEQLSTVDRKVLFSLVDAAFAQRRKMLRGALAGWAGSAAAAERLLVQAGVDPGVRGEQLDVGAFIRIAEVSSP; from the coding sequence GTGACCGAAGCTTCGTCTTCAGCAGGGCCGGGGAGTGCGCTCCTCGGCCCTGCTGACGTTCGTCGGCTCGCCGCCGAGCTGGACATCAGGCCCACCAAGAAGCTCGGCCAGAACTTCGTGCACGACCCGAACACCGTCCGCAAGATCGTCTCGGCTGCCGGGCTGTCGCCCGACGACGTGGTGCTGGAAGTGGGGCCCGGTCTGGGTTCGCTCACGCTGGCGCTCTTGCCCGCCTGCGCTTCGACGGTCGCCGTGGAGATCGATCCGGTGCTGGCCGCCCGGCTGCCGCTGACGGTGGCCGAGCGCGCGCCGGGTCTCTCCGAGAGGCTGACCGTGATCGAGGCCGACGCGATGCGCGTCACGGCCGACCGGTTCGCCACGCCGCCGACGGCGTTGGTGGCCAACCTCCCGTACAACGTGGCGGTGCCGGTCGTGCTGCACCTGATGGCGGAACTGCCTTCGCTGCGCACCGGATTGGTGATGGTGCAGTCCGAAGTGGCCGATCGGATGGCGGCCGGGCCGGGCAGCAAGGTCTACGGCGTGCCCAGCGTGAAGCTCGCCTGGTACGCCGACGCCCGCCGGGCCGGGCCGGTCCCGCGCTCGGTGTTCTGGCCGGTGCCCAACGTCGATTCCGCGCTGGTCGCGTTCACCCGCCACGAGCAGCTGTCCACTGTGGACCGCAAGGTGCTGTTCTCGTTGGTGGACGCGGCTTTCGCGCAACGCCGCAAGATGCTGCGCGGGGCGCTCGCCGGGTGGGCCGGCTCCGCCGCCGCGGCCGAGCGGCTGTTGGTGCAGGCAGGGGTCGATCCGGGCGTCCGGGGGGAGCAATTGGACGTCGGAGCGTTCATCCGGATAGCCGAGGTTTCCTCACCGTAA
- a CDS encoding methionine ABC transporter ATP-binding protein has product MITVENLTKTFPGSTGQVRALDGVNLDVAAGTVLGVVGPSGAGKSTLARCVALLERPDSGAIRVDGTDLVSLGGPALRAARRQIGVVPQGDSLLRQRTAAGNVALPLESAGVPGPQRRTRVAELLDLVGLTDKAGSYPDQLSGGQRQRIAVARALAASPSVLLADEPTSALDPDTTGSVLTVLDRARAELGVTVLVVTHDMGVVRKICDDVAVLEDGRVVEHGKVLDLVADAASRTAASLLPAVDQNPAAEGAYDRVADVVLVGFAAVGALLPEATSRFGVDLNLLGGGLTRLGETPVARFRVGLNGERADSALEWIAEAGGAVRRTLAGPQGVAA; this is encoded by the coding sequence GTGATCACTGTCGAAAACCTCACCAAGACCTTCCCCGGGAGTACCGGTCAGGTTCGCGCGCTGGACGGCGTGAACCTGGACGTGGCCGCCGGCACCGTCCTGGGCGTCGTCGGCCCCAGCGGTGCGGGCAAGTCCACGCTGGCCCGGTGCGTGGCGCTGCTGGAGCGCCCCGACAGCGGTGCGATCCGCGTCGACGGCACCGACCTGGTGTCCCTGGGCGGGCCGGCGCTGCGTGCCGCCCGCCGGCAGATCGGCGTTGTGCCGCAAGGGGATTCGCTGCTGCGCCAGCGGACCGCCGCGGGCAACGTGGCGCTGCCGCTGGAGTCGGCCGGCGTGCCCGGCCCGCAGCGGCGGACCCGGGTCGCCGAGCTGCTCGACCTGGTCGGCCTGACCGACAAGGCGGGCTCCTACCCCGACCAGCTCTCCGGCGGCCAGCGCCAGCGGATCGCCGTGGCGCGCGCCCTGGCGGCCAGCCCGTCGGTGCTGCTGGCCGACGAGCCGACCTCCGCGCTCGACCCCGACACCACCGGCTCGGTGCTCACCGTGCTGGACCGCGCGCGAGCCGAGCTCGGCGTCACCGTGCTCGTGGTCACCCACGACATGGGCGTGGTCCGCAAGATCTGCGACGACGTCGCGGTGCTGGAGGACGGCCGCGTGGTCGAGCACGGCAAGGTGCTGGACCTGGTCGCGGACGCGGCCTCCCGCACGGCCGCCTCGCTGCTGCCCGCCGTCGACCAGAACCCGGCCGCCGAAGGCGCGTACGACCGCGTCGCGGACGTGGTGCTGGTCGGGTTCGCCGCGGTCGGCGCGCTGCTGCCCGAGGCGACCAGCCGGTTCGGCGTGGACCTCAACCTGCTCGGCGGCGGTCTGACGCGGCTCGGCGAGACCCCGGTGGCGCGGTTCCGCGTCGGTCTCAACGGCGAGCGCGCGGACTCGGCGCTGGAGTGGATCGCCGAAGCGGGTGGCGCGGTGCGCCGGACACTGGCGGGGCCCCAGGGAGTAGCTGCGTGA
- a CDS encoding methionine ABC transporter permease, with protein sequence MFDDVLVATGQTVYMVGVSTLIAVVLGIPLGVWLQLTAPGGLRPRPVVHKLLGFVVDLGRSMPFLVLLIVLMSFTRLILGGTIGPTAAIVPLAVGAIPFVGRLVQNVLSEVHVSVIEAAVTTGASTPRIVRSVLLRESLPALVNAIGVTAIALLGYSAMAGVVGGGGLGDLAVREGYQRFNDRYLWATVVVLAVVATLIQFIGNRVARGVDRRRHASV encoded by the coding sequence GTGTTCGACGACGTCCTGGTCGCGACCGGCCAGACGGTCTACATGGTGGGCGTCTCCACCCTGATCGCTGTTGTGCTCGGCATCCCGCTCGGCGTCTGGTTGCAGCTCACCGCTCCCGGTGGGCTGCGCCCCAGGCCCGTGGTGCACAAGCTGCTCGGCTTCGTGGTCGACCTCGGTCGGTCCATGCCCTTCCTGGTCCTGCTGATCGTGCTGATGTCGTTCACCCGGCTGATCCTCGGCGGCACGATCGGGCCGACGGCGGCCATCGTGCCGCTGGCGGTCGGCGCGATCCCGTTCGTCGGGCGGCTGGTCCAGAACGTCCTGTCCGAAGTGCACGTGTCGGTGATCGAGGCCGCGGTGACCACCGGGGCCTCCACGCCGCGGATCGTGCGCAGCGTGCTGCTCCGCGAATCGCTGCCCGCGCTGGTCAACGCGATCGGCGTGACCGCCATCGCCCTGCTCGGCTACTCCGCCATGGCCGGTGTGGTGGGCGGCGGCGGCCTCGGCGACCTCGCGGTGCGCGAGGGCTACCAGCGCTTCAACGACCGCTACCTGTGGGCGACGGTCGTGGTGCTCGCCGTCGTGGCCACCCTGATCCAGTTCATCGGCAACCGCGTGGCCCGGGGCGTCGACCGCCGCCGGCACGCCTCCGTCTGA
- a CDS encoding MetQ/NlpA family ABC transporter substrate-binding protein, translating into MRIRAALVAVLLTAVGCGSGQTGAASDPEAALKVGVSPVPHAQVLKYVAENLAKDKGLKIEVVEFTDYVQPNTALVDGSLDANYFQTIPYLDTFKTESGAKLEWIGPVHVEPLGVYSKKHKKLTDLPSGAKVAVANDATNEARGLRLLAENGLIKIKAGAEKVPSIRDVAENPKNLEFVALEAAQLPRSLEDTDASVVNGNYAIDAGLKPATDALVLEKAEGNPNANGLVTRAELKDDKRIRDLLALLQSQQVKDYIKQTFDGAVLAV; encoded by the coding sequence ATGCGTATTCGTGCTGCCCTCGTCGCCGTGCTGCTGACCGCAGTGGGCTGCGGAAGCGGCCAGACCGGTGCCGCTTCCGACCCCGAAGCGGCCCTGAAGGTCGGCGTCAGCCCCGTCCCGCACGCCCAGGTGCTCAAGTACGTGGCGGAGAACCTGGCCAAGGACAAGGGCCTCAAGATCGAGGTCGTCGAGTTCACCGACTACGTCCAGCCCAACACCGCGCTGGTCGACGGCTCGCTGGACGCCAACTACTTCCAGACCATCCCGTACCTGGACACCTTCAAGACCGAGAGCGGCGCGAAACTGGAGTGGATCGGGCCGGTGCACGTCGAGCCGCTCGGCGTCTACTCCAAGAAGCACAAGAAGCTCACCGACCTGCCCTCCGGCGCGAAGGTCGCGGTCGCCAACGACGCCACGAACGAGGCGCGCGGGCTGCGGCTGCTCGCCGAGAACGGCCTGATCAAGATCAAGGCGGGCGCGGAGAAGGTCCCGTCCATCCGGGACGTCGCGGAGAACCCGAAGAACCTGGAGTTCGTGGCGCTGGAGGCGGCGCAGCTGCCCCGGTCGCTGGAGGACACCGACGCCTCCGTGGTGAACGGCAACTACGCGATCGACGCCGGGCTCAAGCCCGCGACCGACGCGCTGGTGCTGGAGAAGGCCGAGGGCAACCCGAACGCCAACGGCCTGGTCACCCGCGCCGAGCTCAAGGACGACAAGCGGATCAGGGACCTGCTGGCCCTGCTCCAGTCGCAGCAGGTCAAGGACTACATCAAGCAGACCTTCGACGGGGCCGTGCTGGCCGTCTGA
- a CDS encoding DUF4184 family protein: MPFTASHIAAVLPLTRRPLVPSALVAGSMAPDLPYFVLLYPGGGEYTHTWWGLLLVDVPIALAALLVHRALLLEPALALAPAAVRSRVAHLRAPRFGLATAVSALVGSTTHLVWDAFTHHDGWGVRLFPVLERDVLGLPGFALAQWVSTVLGALLVAVWCARRLSRMPRRPVPARFAPPDRPAAVLAALAVFTTVFAALTTTGDNATDLLVSGSITVVTGALAALALYGAWRALRGERATVDH; encoded by the coding sequence ATGCCGTTCACCGCCTCGCACATCGCCGCGGTCCTCCCGCTGACCCGCCGCCCGCTGGTGCCGTCGGCGCTGGTCGCGGGCTCGATGGCGCCGGACCTGCCGTACTTCGTGCTGCTCTACCCGGGCGGCGGCGAGTACACCCACACGTGGTGGGGCCTGCTCCTGGTGGACGTGCCGATCGCGCTGGCCGCCCTGCTCGTCCACCGCGCGCTGCTGCTCGAACCGGCGCTCGCGCTGGCCCCGGCGGCGGTCCGGTCGCGGGTCGCCCACCTGCGAGCGCCGCGCTTCGGGCTCGCCACGGCGGTCTCGGCGCTGGTCGGCAGCACCACGCACCTCGTCTGGGACGCCTTCACCCACCACGACGGCTGGGGCGTGCGGCTGTTCCCGGTCTTGGAGCGGGACGTGCTGGGGCTGCCCGGCTTCGCGCTGGCGCAGTGGGTCAGCACGGTCCTGGGAGCCCTGCTGGTGGCGGTCTGGTGCGCGCGGAGGCTGTCCCGGATGCCCCGCCGGCCGGTCCCGGCCCGGTTCGCCCCGCCGGACCGCCCGGCCGCCGTCCTCGCCGCGCTGGCGGTGTTCACCACGGTGTTCGCGGCGCTCACCACGACCGGCGACAACGCGACGGACCTGCTGGTCAGCGGCTCGATCACGGTCGTCACCGGGGCGCTGGCGGCACTGGCCCTCTACGGCGCGTGGCGCGCCCTCCGCGGAGAGCGCGCCACCGTCGACCACTAG
- a CDS encoding 4-(cytidine 5'-diphospho)-2-C-methyl-D-erythritol kinase has translation MLAVVPPPVTVRVPAKVNLHLAVGDPRADGYHDLVTIFQALSLTDEVTVSVADDPGVEVHGEGADVVPTGPSNLAWRAARVLAEHVGRDPDHPKVRVSIRKAIPVAGGMAGGSADAAATLVGLASLWRLEIGRDELAGLAAKIGADVPFALYGGTALGTDRGDQIVPVLARHQFHWVLAFDRRGLSTPEVFGELDRLRADGDPPRVGAAEAVLEGLASGDPRQLALLLGNDLQAAAVSLRPNLRRTLRAGVDAGALAGMVSGSGPTCAFLCTDADSAVRVAAELAGAGVCRTVRVAQGPVHGARVIGTEETPRPTPPEVHA, from the coding sequence GTGCTCGCCGTAGTCCCACCCCCGGTCACCGTCCGCGTCCCGGCCAAGGTCAACCTGCACCTGGCGGTCGGTGACCCGCGCGCGGACGGCTACCACGACCTGGTGACGATCTTCCAAGCGCTGTCCCTGACCGACGAGGTGACGGTCTCGGTCGCCGACGACCCCGGCGTCGAGGTGCACGGCGAGGGTGCGGACGTGGTGCCCACCGGACCGTCGAACCTGGCCTGGCGGGCGGCGCGGGTGCTGGCCGAGCACGTCGGCCGCGACCCCGACCACCCCAAGGTCCGGGTGTCGATCCGCAAGGCCATCCCGGTCGCGGGCGGCATGGCGGGCGGCAGCGCGGACGCGGCGGCGACCCTGGTCGGCCTGGCCTCGCTGTGGCGGCTGGAGATCGGCCGGGACGAGCTGGCGGGGCTGGCCGCCAAGATCGGCGCGGACGTCCCGTTCGCGCTCTACGGCGGCACCGCGCTGGGCACCGACCGGGGCGACCAGATCGTGCCCGTGCTGGCCCGCCACCAGTTCCACTGGGTGCTCGCGTTCGACCGGCGCGGCCTGTCCACGCCCGAGGTGTTCGGCGAGCTCGACCGGCTGCGCGCCGACGGCGACCCGCCCCGGGTCGGTGCGGCCGAGGCCGTGCTGGAAGGGCTCGCGTCGGGCGACCCCCGGCAGCTCGCCCTGCTGCTGGGCAACGACCTCCAGGCCGCCGCGGTGTCGCTGCGGCCGAACCTGCGCCGCACCCTGCGCGCCGGGGTGGACGCCGGTGCGCTGGCCGGGATGGTGTCCGGGTCCGGTCCCACCTGCGCGTTCCTCTGCACCGACGCCGACTCGGCGGTCCGGGTGGCCGCCGAGCTGGCCGGCGCGGGGGTGTGCCGCACGGTGCGCGTCGCGCAGGGGCCCGTCCACGGGGCGCGGGTGATCGGGACCGAGGAGACGCCTCGGCCGACACCGCCCGAAGTCCACGCTTGA